One segment of Marvinbryantia formatexigens DSM 14469 DNA contains the following:
- a CDS encoding AAA family ATPase, whose protein sequence is MHDNKEYLLSALDFLNPADLSYTEWCAVGMALKEEGFDVSVWDGWSRNDSRYHKGECGRKWNGFRGNSAPVTAGTIVQLAKERGWVPDTGHELGWDDTIRYDDAHMVVNRNWLEGRDIAEPAEWDPAAQLIKYLETLFEAGENVGYVSGSMKNEKGRHVPKDRGNYDRTAGQLIEALSKCHDGDIGNVIGDYDQEGGAWIRFNPLDGKGVRNENVTDFRYALVESDGMEIGEQNAVLRELELPIACLVYSGGKSLHAIVRIDAADYGEYRKRVDYLYDVCRRNGMKVDTQNRNPSRLSRMPGVLRNGRKQFIVDTDIGKENWEQWHEWIEGVNDDLPDPESLEEAWNNMPELAPPLIGSVLRQGHKMLIAGPSKAGKSYLLIEMCVCIAEGRKWLKWDCAKGKVLYVNLELDPASCLHRFRDVYKAMGIRPDNLRNIDIWNLRGRSVPMDRLAPKLIRRAAKKDYIAVIIDPIYKVITGDENSADQMAKFCNQFDKICTELGTAVIYCHHHSKGSQGSKRSMDRASGSGVFARDPDALLDLIELETNDALMLQEENKAVCRVCKMYLDSHRAWQDDLSQDDLCSRTKMLEYCREKLESGQMATLQFNIDQELERVNKMTAWRIEGTLREFPKFDPVNLWFDHPAHRIERSGALNDIHPEEDKPVWQRAADRRKESAKSKREKQALEFEMAYSAIEMDGPVSVKALAESLGITPDAVKKRLKNSNSYYYDNGIIYRKEKNGNRNN, encoded by the coding sequence ATGCATGACAATAAAGAATATCTGCTCAGCGCACTGGACTTTTTAAATCCGGCGGATCTGAGCTATACGGAATGGTGCGCCGTAGGGATGGCGCTGAAAGAAGAAGGCTTTGATGTATCTGTCTGGGACGGATGGAGCCGGAATGACAGCCGTTACCACAAAGGGGAATGCGGCCGGAAGTGGAACGGGTTCCGCGGAAACAGTGCGCCTGTTACAGCCGGTACGATTGTGCAGCTTGCAAAAGAGCGCGGATGGGTACCGGATACCGGGCATGAACTCGGCTGGGATGATACAATCCGGTATGATGATGCGCACATGGTAGTCAACAGAAACTGGCTCGAAGGAAGGGATATTGCCGAACCGGCGGAATGGGATCCGGCCGCTCAGCTTATAAAGTATCTGGAAACACTGTTTGAAGCAGGGGAAAATGTCGGATATGTATCCGGAAGCATGAAAAATGAAAAAGGACGTCATGTGCCGAAGGACAGGGGGAATTATGACCGTACTGCCGGACAGCTCATAGAAGCACTGTCGAAGTGCCATGACGGGGATATCGGGAATGTCATCGGGGACTATGACCAGGAAGGAGGGGCGTGGATACGCTTCAATCCGCTGGACGGGAAAGGGGTACGGAATGAAAATGTGACAGATTTCCGTTATGCCCTCGTGGAATCTGACGGCATGGAGATCGGCGAGCAGAATGCCGTACTCCGTGAACTGGAACTCCCGATCGCCTGCCTGGTCTATTCGGGCGGAAAGAGCCTGCATGCAATTGTGAGGATAGATGCTGCGGATTACGGGGAATACAGGAAAAGGGTCGATTATCTGTATGATGTATGCCGCAGAAACGGCATGAAGGTCGATACGCAGAACCGTAACCCGTCAAGGCTGTCCAGGATGCCAGGTGTCCTCAGAAATGGCAGGAAACAGTTTATTGTGGACACGGACATCGGGAAAGAAAACTGGGAGCAGTGGCATGAATGGATCGAGGGAGTGAACGATGACCTGCCGGATCCGGAAAGCCTGGAAGAAGCATGGAACAACATGCCGGAGCTGGCACCGCCGCTGATCGGGAGTGTGCTCCGCCAGGGGCATAAAATGCTGATCGCGGGACCATCAAAAGCCGGAAAATCGTACCTGCTGATAGAGATGTGCGTATGCATTGCGGAAGGCAGGAAATGGCTGAAATGGGACTGTGCAAAAGGAAAGGTGCTGTACGTGAATCTCGAATTGGATCCTGCAAGCTGCCTGCACCGGTTCCGTGATGTGTATAAGGCAATGGGCATACGTCCGGATAACCTGCGGAACATCGATATATGGAATCTGAGGGGCAGATCCGTGCCGATGGACCGTCTTGCACCGAAGCTGATCAGAAGGGCAGCAAAGAAAGATTACATAGCAGTCATCATTGACCCTATTTACAAGGTAATTACCGGGGATGAAAACAGTGCGGACCAGATGGCGAAATTCTGCAACCAGTTTGACAAAATATGTACGGAGCTTGGCACGGCTGTCATTTACTGCCATCATCACAGCAAAGGCAGCCAGGGAAGCAAGCGTTCCATGGACCGCGCCAGCGGGTCCGGCGTGTTTGCGCGTGATCCGGACGCACTTCTGGATCTCATCGAACTGGAAACAAACGATGCTCTTATGCTGCAGGAAGAAAACAAGGCGGTATGCAGGGTATGCAAAATGTATCTTGACAGCCACCGCGCATGGCAGGATGACCTGTCACAGGATGATCTGTGCAGCAGGACAAAGATGCTGGAATACTGCCGTGAAAAGCTGGAATCCGGACAGATGGCAACACTGCAGTTCAACATAGACCAGGAGCTGGAAAGGGTGAATAAAATGACAGCGTGGAGGATTGAAGGGACACTGCGTGAATTCCCGAAGTTTGATCCGGTAAACCTGTGGTTTGACCATCCGGCGCACCGGATCGAAAGATCCGGGGCACTGAATGATATACATCCGGAAGAGGATAAACCCGTGTGGCAGAGGGCGGCAGACAGACGGAAAGAAAGCGCAAAAAGCAAAAGGGAAAAACAGGCGCTTGAGTTTGAAATGGCATATTCAGCCATCGAAATGGACGGACCTGTTTCCGTAAAAGCGCTTGCCGAGTCCCTCGGGATCACGCCGGATGCAGTCAAAAAGAGACTGAAAAACAGTAATTCCTATTATTATGATAACGGTATTATTTACCGCAAAGAAAAAAACGGAAACAGGAACAACTAA
- a CDS encoding DEAD/DEAH box helicase, translating to MELRDYQTEARNAVFGEWEKGVQKTLLVLPTGCGKTIVFAKVAEECVRRGERVLILAHRGELLEQASDKIAKATGLKCAVEKAEETCMGSWYRITVGSVQTMMRETRLSRFAEGYFDTIIIDEAHHCLSESYQKVLEHFPGAHVLGVTATPDRGDMRNLGQYFESLAYEYTLPKAIRSGYLVPIRALTLPLKLDMTGVGVQAGDFRAADIGTALDPYLDRIAAEMRKYCMERKTVVFLPLVKTSQKFCQILNDSGFKAAEVNGGSADRAGILEGFEKGKYNVLCNSMLLTEGWDCPDVDCVIVLRPTKVRSLYSQMVGRGTRLAPGKDSLLVLDFLWHTERHELCHPASLICQDEEVARKMTENISAAGCPVDIEEAEKTASADVVAQREEALAKQLAEMRMRRKKLVDPLQFEMSIQAEDLSGYVPVFGWEMGPPTDRQKKTLEKLGILPDVIDNAGKAAKLLDRLDRRRAENLTTPKQIRFLEGRGFRHVGTWDFDSAKNLIDRIAANGWRTPAGISPQEYRPDTGQAAV from the coding sequence ATGGAACTGAGAGATTATCAGACAGAGGCAAGAAATGCAGTATTCGGGGAATGGGAAAAAGGGGTACAGAAGACACTCCTGGTACTCCCGACGGGATGCGGCAAGACGATCGTGTTCGCAAAAGTAGCGGAAGAATGCGTGCGCAGAGGGGAAAGGGTGCTCATCCTTGCGCACCGCGGGGAGCTTCTGGAGCAGGCATCCGACAAGATTGCAAAAGCGACCGGTCTGAAATGTGCGGTCGAAAAGGCGGAAGAGACCTGTATGGGAAGCTGGTACCGTATTACTGTGGGATCCGTGCAGACCATGATGAGGGAAACAAGGCTCAGCCGGTTTGCAGAAGGGTATTTCGATACCATTATCATAGATGAAGCGCACCACTGCCTTTCTGAAAGCTACCAGAAGGTGCTGGAGCATTTCCCGGGCGCGCATGTGCTCGGGGTGACAGCCACGCCGGATCGCGGGGATATGCGGAACCTCGGGCAGTATTTTGAGTCGCTTGCCTATGAATACACGCTGCCGAAAGCAATCAGGAGCGGGTATCTTGTGCCGATCAGGGCGCTCACACTGCCACTGAAACTGGATATGACAGGCGTTGGTGTACAGGCGGGAGACTTCAGGGCGGCGGATATCGGCACGGCACTGGATCCGTATCTTGACAGGATCGCGGCGGAAATGCGGAAATACTGTATGGAAAGGAAGACGGTCGTATTTCTTCCGCTTGTAAAAACAAGCCAGAAATTCTGCCAGATACTGAACGACAGCGGCTTTAAGGCAGCCGAGGTAAACGGCGGCAGCGCGGACCGCGCAGGGATACTGGAAGGATTTGAAAAGGGAAAATATAACGTCCTGTGCAATTCCATGCTGCTGACAGAAGGATGGGACTGTCCGGATGTGGACTGTGTCATCGTCCTGCGTCCGACAAAGGTACGCAGCCTGTACAGCCAGATGGTGGGCCGCGGCACGAGACTGGCGCCGGGCAAGGACAGCCTGCTCGTCCTGGACTTCCTGTGGCACACGGAGCGCCACGAACTCTGCCATCCGGCAAGCCTTATCTGCCAGGATGAGGAGGTTGCCAGGAAAATGACGGAGAATATCAGTGCCGCGGGCTGCCCGGTAGACATAGAGGAAGCAGAGAAGACCGCTTCTGCGGATGTTGTCGCGCAGCGCGAGGAGGCACTCGCGAAGCAGCTTGCAGAAATGCGCATGCGCAGGAAAAAGCTGGTGGATCCCCTGCAGTTCGAAATGAGCATACAGGCGGAAGATCTTTCCGGATATGTGCCCGTGTTCGGATGGGAGATGGGACCGCCAACCGACAGACAGAAAAAGACACTGGAGAAACTTGGAATCCTTCCGGATGTGATCGACAATGCAGGAAAAGCAGCAAAGCTCCTGGACCGTCTTGACAGACGCCGGGCGGAGAATCTGACGACACCAAAACAGATCCGTTTCCTGGAGGGGCGCGGGTTCCGGCACGTCGGTACATGGGATTTTGATTCCGCAAAAAACCTTATTGACAGGATTGCTGCCAATGGATGGCGCACACCTGCAGGCATCAGTCCGCAGGAGTACAGACCGGATACCGGACAGGCGGCTGTCTGA
- a CDS encoding ATP-binding protein produces MEIIKGKLPGAKKTIIYGPEGIGKSTLASRFPDPLFIDTEGSTKDMDVSRTPAPGTWAMLMEQVKYVIAHPDLCRTLVIDTADWAEQLCVLHVCGHYQKTSIEDFGYGKGYVYLQEEFGRLLNLLTELADQKKIHVVLTAHAKMRKFEQPDEMGAYDRWEMKLSKQVAPMVKEWADMVLFANYKTIVVNVDGQGAQKGKNKAQGGKRVMYTTHHNCWDAKNRYGLPDEVPFEYISIAHIMENSAPAREISGTANAAAGQEYGASNALGQHSQKKDEAETEKNVPDIPADGEQMTLPGCSSGESFPEPDPKIPKALRDLMQMHRVLEWDIQNVVAARGYFPPDMPVRDYPADFVSGVLVGAWPQVHAMIKDMKEKEEIPFD; encoded by the coding sequence ATGGAGATTATCAAGGGAAAGCTTCCCGGAGCGAAAAAGACCATCATTTATGGTCCCGAAGGAATTGGCAAGAGTACGCTCGCCAGCCGGTTCCCGGACCCGCTGTTTATTGATACGGAAGGAAGCACAAAAGATATGGATGTTTCCAGAACCCCGGCACCAGGAACGTGGGCGATGCTCATGGAGCAAGTGAAGTATGTCATTGCGCATCCGGATCTGTGCCGGACGCTTGTCATTGATACTGCGGACTGGGCAGAGCAGCTCTGCGTACTCCATGTCTGCGGCCACTACCAGAAAACAAGCATAGAGGATTTCGGATACGGGAAAGGCTACGTGTATCTGCAGGAAGAATTCGGAAGACTTCTGAATCTTCTCACGGAGCTGGCAGATCAGAAAAAGATACACGTTGTGCTGACTGCCCATGCTAAAATGCGCAAATTTGAACAGCCGGACGAGATGGGTGCGTATGACAGGTGGGAAATGAAACTGTCCAAACAGGTTGCGCCCATGGTAAAAGAATGGGCAGATATGGTTCTGTTTGCAAATTATAAAACAATTGTCGTAAATGTGGACGGGCAGGGCGCGCAGAAAGGAAAGAACAAAGCGCAGGGTGGAAAGCGCGTAATGTACACGACGCACCATAACTGCTGGGATGCAAAAAACCGGTACGGACTGCCGGATGAGGTGCCGTTTGAGTATATCTCCATTGCCCATATCATGGAAAACAGTGCTCCTGCCAGGGAAATATCCGGGACAGCGAACGCGGCAGCAGGGCAGGAATACGGCGCCAGTAACGCCCTGGGACAGCACAGCCAGAAAAAAGATGAGGCGGAGACGGAAAAAAATGTACCGGATATTCCGGCAGATGGAGAACAGATGACGCTGCCAGGGTGCAGCAGCGGGGAAAGCTTCCCGGAACCGGATCCAAAGATCCCGAAAGCCCTGCGTGATCTTATGCAGATGCACAGGGTACTGGAATGGGATATCCAGAACGTGGTTGCGGCACGCGGATATTTCCCGCCGGACATGCCTGTAAGGGATTATCCTGCCGATTTCGTTTCCGGGGTACTGGTTGGAGCGTGGCCGCAGGTGCATGCAATGATTAAAGACATGAAAGAAAAAGAAGAGATTCCGTTTGATTAA
- a CDS encoding AAA family ATPase — MKINQLEIENVKRIKAVKVEPALNGLTIIGGNNGQGKTSVLDSITWALGGDRYRPSRAQRDGSVIHPYIRITMDNGLVVERKGKNSDLKVTDPSGKKAGQQLLNEFIEQLALDLPKFMNSSGKEKAETLLRLIGVGDQVEALEKKETDLYSDRQAVGRIADQKKKYAREQVFYPDAPREPVSPSELIRRQQEILARNGENQRKRNALQQMQAQSEELDRKIAGMEEQLADMKAERKRMASDIEDARKSAEELQDESTAELEADLANIEEINRKVRANLDKDKAEEDARYYERQYNELTGQITEVRERKNALLDQAELPLPGLSVNDRELVYNGQRWDNMSGADQLKVSTAIVRKLNPKCGFVLMDKLEQMDPSTLEEFGEWLTKEGLQVIATRVSTGDECSVIISDGYIEGQAHPVMEEKKTAWKAGEF, encoded by the coding sequence TTGAAAATCAACCAGCTTGAGATTGAAAATGTAAAACGCATAAAAGCAGTAAAAGTTGAGCCAGCTCTGAACGGGCTGACCATCATCGGGGGAAATAACGGGCAGGGAAAAACTTCTGTGCTGGATTCCATTACGTGGGCGCTTGGCGGGGACAGATACAGACCATCACGCGCGCAGCGGGACGGATCCGTAATCCATCCATACATACGTATCACAATGGATAATGGTCTTGTGGTGGAGCGGAAGGGGAAAAACAGTGATCTGAAAGTAACAGACCCTTCCGGTAAAAAAGCAGGGCAGCAGCTTCTGAATGAATTTATCGAACAGCTTGCACTTGATCTTCCGAAATTCATGAATTCATCCGGGAAGGAAAAGGCAGAAACGCTGCTCCGGCTGATCGGTGTTGGCGACCAGGTTGAGGCTCTGGAAAAGAAAGAGACCGATCTGTACAGTGACCGGCAGGCGGTCGGGCGGATTGCGGACCAGAAAAAGAAATACGCCAGGGAGCAGGTCTTTTATCCGGATGCACCGCGTGAACCTGTATCCCCGTCGGAACTTATCCGCAGGCAGCAGGAGATCCTGGCACGGAACGGCGAGAACCAGAGGAAACGGAATGCTCTGCAGCAGATGCAGGCGCAGTCAGAGGAACTGGACAGAAAAATTGCCGGCATGGAAGAACAGCTTGCAGATATGAAGGCTGAACGGAAAAGAATGGCTTCCGACATAGAGGATGCCCGGAAGTCGGCTGAAGAACTGCAGGATGAATCTACCGCTGAACTTGAGGCTGACCTTGCCAATATAGAGGAAATAAACCGTAAGGTACGGGCAAACCTTGATAAGGACAAGGCGGAAGAAGATGCCCGTTACTATGAGCGCCAGTACAACGAACTGACCGGACAGATAACGGAGGTCCGTGAGAGAAAAAATGCCCTGCTGGACCAGGCGGAGCTTCCGCTGCCCGGATTATCAGTTAATGACCGGGAACTCGTTTACAACGGACAGAGATGGGATAACATGTCCGGTGCTGACCAACTGAAAGTTTCCACCGCAATTGTGCGGAAACTGAATCCGAAGTGTGGATTTGTGCTGATGGACAAGCTGGAACAGATGGATCCGTCCACACTGGAAGAATTCGGGGAATGGCTGACGAAGGAAGGGCTGCAGGTGATTGCAACAAGGGTATCAACAGGGGATGAATGCTCCGTCATCATCAGCGACGGATACATAGAAGGGCAGGCACATCCTGTCATGGAAGAGAAAAAAACAGCATGGAAAGCAGGTGAATTTTAA
- a CDS encoding DUF6906 family protein has translation MKQPKKPTLAQKKLIADAGLDPEKWLVRYEDNRYLHIIDRGVLEQREVHIIDRQTGEIAVQQSIRGACKNGKCPGI, from the coding sequence ATGAAACAGCCGAAGAAGCCGACACTGGCGCAGAAAAAACTTATTGCAGACGCTGGTCTGGATCCGGAGAAATGGCTGGTACGTTATGAGGATAACAGGTACCTGCACATTATTGACCGGGGAGTACTGGAACAGCGTGAGGTGCATATTATTGACAGGCAGACAGGAGAAATTGCCGTGCAGCAGTCCATCAGAGGAGCATGTAAGAACGGCAAATGCCCCGGGATTTAA
- a CDS encoding helix-turn-helix domain-containing protein produces MVEAYKPLYTVRQAAQILLMNVSAVYGLMNTGQLPYLNLGQKKIRGSDLERFIEKYPAAETKGNCDDGGQANAEKSIYGH; encoded by the coding sequence ATGGTAGAGGCATATAAACCATTATACACAGTCAGACAGGCGGCGCAAATATTGCTGATGAATGTTTCGGCTGTATATGGGCTAATGAATACGGGACAGCTACCGTATCTGAACCTGGGGCAGAAAAAGATACGAGGGAGCGATCTGGAGAGATTTATTGAAAAGTATCCAGCAGCGGAGACTAAAGGGAATTGTGATGATGGAGGGCAAGCCAATGCAGAAAAAAGCATATATGGGCATTGA
- a CDS encoding S1 family peptidase yields the protein MNSNSATQSSDLTVEKILRSSIRVSVTKTSGEQHYGTAFFFNFMINQSPYPVLISNRHVFENASEMSFFVNASCSNLSWAERCKHNEKKHLIYALPKIIFHPNPDIDLALFPMETTINQFAEQGISFVHWYLDESIIPSAQEWSRLLPLEDVIMVGCPDAIFDLKNNLALIRKGIIASHPAYDFNYKPVFISDIACFPGSSGSPILMRDTSPFFSDETLYLDSSRYALLGIQSRVFQHSENYFNNLAIAIKSTELLAFRNLLWS from the coding sequence ATGAATTCAAATTCTGCTACACAGAGCAGCGATTTAACCGTTGAAAAAATACTTCGTTCAAGCATCAGAGTCTCTGTAACCAAAACATCTGGCGAACAACATTACGGTACCGCATTCTTTTTTAACTTTATGATTAATCAGTCACCGTATCCCGTATTGATTAGTAACCGCCATGTTTTTGAAAATGCGTCAGAAATGTCATTTTTTGTTAACGCCTCCTGCAGCAACTTATCTTGGGCAGAACGTTGCAAACATAATGAAAAAAAACATTTAATTTACGCACTACCTAAAATTATTTTTCATCCAAATCCAGACATTGATCTTGCTTTATTTCCGATGGAAACTACTATTAATCAGTTCGCAGAACAAGGTATTTCTTTTGTTCACTGGTACTTAGATGAAAGTATTATTCCATCGGCTCAAGAGTGGTCTCGCTTATTACCGCTTGAGGATGTCATAATGGTCGGATGTCCAGATGCTATATTTGATTTAAAAAACAATCTTGCTTTGATACGTAAAGGTATTATTGCCTCCCATCCTGCATATGACTTTAACTATAAGCCTGTTTTTATCTCTGACATTGCATGTTTTCCAGGCTCCAGTGGCTCTCCTATTTTAATGCGTGATACCAGTCCCTTTTTCTCCGATGAAACACTGTACTTAGATTCCTCTCGCTACGCCTTATTAGGAATTCAAAGCCGCGTTTTCCAGCATAGCGAAAATTATTTCAATAATCTCGCCATCGCGATAAAATCTACCGAACTACTTGCTTTCCGGAACCTGCTCTGGTCCTGA
- a CDS encoding LexA family protein, producing MAEIGIRIREQREAIGMTQEELASKLGYKNKSSIAKIETGANDIVQSKVIEFADALNTTVSYLMGWEKTNVNSRKKGVTINVLGRVAAGIPIEAITDIIDTEEIPEEMAATGEFFGLQIHGDSMEPKFSEGDVVIVRQQDDAESGDIVIAMINGDDATCKRLRKYRDGIELVSTNPSYEPMFFSNEDIEQKPVKIIGKVVELRAKF from the coding sequence ATGGCCGAAATAGGAATACGAATACGTGAACAGCGCGAAGCTATTGGAATGACCCAAGAGGAACTGGCTTCAAAGCTTGGCTACAAAAACAAATCATCTATAGCAAAAATCGAGACTGGTGCAAACGATATTGTGCAGAGCAAGGTTATTGAATTTGCCGACGCACTAAATACAACCGTTTCTTATCTTATGGGTTGGGAAAAAACCAATGTTAACTCCAGGAAAAAAGGCGTAACTATCAACGTCCTCGGTCGTGTCGCCGCTGGCATCCCGATCGAAGCGATTACAGACATTATAGATACGGAAGAGATTCCGGAAGAAATGGCAGCTACAGGAGAGTTCTTCGGGCTCCAGATTCACGGCGACAGTATGGAACCAAAATTTAGCGAAGGCGATGTCGTGATCGTCCGGCAACAGGATGATGCGGAATCCGGTGATATTGTGATCGCAATGATAAACGGTGACGATGCAACCTGCAAACGCCTAAGAAAGTATAGAGATGGAATCGAACTGGTATCCACGAACCCAAGTTATGAGCCGATGTTCTTCAGCAACGAGGATATCGAACAGAAACCTGTGAAGATTATCGGAAAGGTCGTAGAATTAAGAGCAAAGTTTTAA
- a CDS encoding site-specific integrase: MGQVTARKRGKTWEYGFEGAKIAGKRNRITKGGFRTKAEALEAGNKALVQYNSAGQSFSPSEISVADYLDYWMDNYCKMNLKYNTQLGYLNIIENHLKPKFGQYRLCAISAAPIQEYVNHLKTQGYAKSTVSGIISTLSGAFNYAVEPMHYLQYNPCNNIRYPKFRDTKTEARYIISPEDFQRIIARFDSRSQYYLPLMIGYYTGLRISEAFALTWDDIDLDNRTLSVNKITLKRNYGVDVRTVLQNKGKKEEKSAWYFGTPKTAGSERTIKFGDALYHALKYAKKTQLENRLHYGEYYTDIYLKPEKDEKGDEIFRLIETERSIPCALNRANMICVRENGQYVSTDSFKYCARVIHYDLKIAFNYHSLRHTHATTLIENGADIKDVQERLGHDNIQTTMQTYVHNTDTMSSRSVDIFEQAVSQKLVNQ; this comes from the coding sequence ATGGGACAAGTTACAGCCAGAAAACGTGGAAAGACCTGGGAATATGGCTTTGAAGGAGCCAAAATTGCAGGCAAGCGCAACAGGATCACGAAAGGAGGTTTCCGAACTAAAGCCGAGGCTCTGGAAGCCGGTAATAAAGCCTTAGTGCAATATAACAGTGCCGGTCAGAGCTTTTCTCCGTCAGAGATAAGCGTAGCTGATTATCTTGACTACTGGATGGATAATTACTGTAAAATGAATTTAAAATATAATACACAACTTGGCTATCTTAATATCATCGAAAACCATTTAAAACCTAAATTTGGTCAATACCGTCTTTGTGCGATAAGTGCCGCTCCTATACAGGAATATGTTAACCATCTAAAAACACAAGGATACGCCAAAAGCACTGTTTCCGGAATCATCAGCACGCTTTCCGGTGCATTTAACTATGCGGTAGAGCCGATGCATTATCTCCAATATAATCCATGCAATAATATCCGTTATCCAAAATTTAGGGATACCAAAACAGAAGCCCGTTATATTATATCCCCGGAAGATTTCCAGCGGATCATTGCCCGCTTTGATTCCAGGAGTCAATACTACCTCCCTCTGATGATTGGATATTATACGGGTCTGCGCATTTCAGAAGCATTTGCCCTTACATGGGATGACATAGATCTGGATAACCGGACGCTTTCTGTCAATAAGATTACCCTCAAAAGAAATTATGGTGTTGATGTACGAACTGTACTGCAGAATAAGGGGAAGAAAGAAGAGAAATCTGCCTGGTATTTTGGCACGCCCAAAACCGCCGGTTCAGAGCGAACCATTAAATTCGGAGACGCTCTTTATCACGCTCTAAAGTACGCGAAAAAAACGCAGTTAGAAAACCGGCTGCACTATGGGGAATACTATACTGATATCTATTTAAAGCCCGAGAAAGATGAAAAGGGCGACGAAATATTCCGCTTAATCGAAACTGAACGCAGCATACCATGCGCATTGAATCGCGCTAACATGATATGTGTCCGTGAAAACGGTCAATATGTTTCTACTGACAGTTTTAAATATTGCGCGCGCGTAATCCATTATGATTTAAAAATTGCATTTAACTATCACTCGCTCCGGCACACACATGCAACGACACTGATCGAGAATGGAGCCGATATAAAAGATGTCCAGGAGAGACTCGGGCATGACAACATCCAGACAACGATGCAGACTTATGTCCACAATACTGACACCATGTCCAGCCGCTCCGTAGACATCTTCGAGCAGGCAGTAAGCCAGAAACTTGTCAACCAATGA
- a CDS encoding helix-turn-helix transcriptional regulator has translation MQGYKVPHTTQISNLKIVRIKKGMKQSDLSAASGVPVKCIGNYEQLRRNINHARVDIVYRLAIALDCKIEDILELNSL, from the coding sequence ATGCAAGGTTATAAAGTGCCACATACTACGCAAATAAGCAATTTAAAAATTGTACGCATAAAAAAGGGAATGAAGCAGTCTGATTTGTCTGCTGCTTCTGGTGTCCCCGTTAAATGTATTGGAAATTATGAACAATTACGACGAAATATTAATCATGCCAGAGTAGATATAGTTTATCGTCTGGCCATCGCTTTAGACTGTAAAATTGAAGATATTTTAGAGCTCAATAGTTTATGA